The nucleotide window TTATCACTGGGTCCAAATTCCGGGACACCCTTCCCAGCACCGTGCACTCTCAATGGAAGGTCCCCTGTCTCTCACCAAGGTGGTTTGagcaattggggggggggggccttaCCAGAAACACCCATTTCCTTTCGAGAAGCTTAAAATAAAAGGTTTATCTGAAACTCAAAACTGGTCCCAGTTCACAATTTCAGGTTTAGTCTAAAAACCAGAGTTCAGAATGCTTGGGGATTTTGCCCCATATAACAATGGCTGACAAAAAACACTTCTATCAAAACAAAACTCAGAGAGAGACTGGTGCTGTCTTATTTTATTAAGAGATGCTCGTGAAGCCCACAGTTCCAGAGCTGGACAGTTTACTAATAATTTGCAACAagcacatttcatcttttcaatTCAGTCCTACTTCGTAGAGCAGCTGAAATGCTGGTTCCTCTACTTGGCCATCCACAGGCCCGACTGCACGTTACTTGCACCTTTCAGAATGGGGTGATCTTCAGTGCACCACACTGAGTCTTAGCCAGCCCCCTGTTAAAAGTACTAAGAGACCTGCTTTGAAAGATGAGGCAGTATGCTAACTTCTGCAGAATCCACAAGCAGGTCAGACTTTGAATGTATCCATTGAGGCCTCAGTATCTTTTGGCACAGGATGGGGACCACTCAGATCTTCGTGTCTGTCAGTTCTTTGTCCAACTCAGTGATGCTTGTGGCTGCTTTCCCAGTACGAATGTGGTGAGGCAGACAGCGGCGCTGAGGGGCAAGAATTGGTGGGATTGCAGAGTGGTATTTATTTAAAGGTGACCAGTTTGTTGCAGAGGAGGTGATTGTTTTTACCACACTTTGTTCCTGTCGTTGCTCGGCAGTTCCACCACATTCACAAACCCCAGAAAGGTAGGTTATCCGTGGTACTGAACCCGAAACGCATCCCACTGATTTGGAGTTCTGTGTCACCCTCTCTTAGAAAGTGCAGAGACTTCACTACTTCCTTCAGCAGGTCTTCCTGCCAagaaagtaggagcaggagtgggcccCTCAGTCCTTCAAGTTCTCCTTGCCATCCAATATGACTGTGCCTGATCTGCCCCACCCCCAGGCCTCACCTCTTCCCCAGAGGCCTTCATTTCCCCGTCTGCGAAGAAAAATGTGTCTACCAAACTGATCGGTGGTCAATGGTCAATATTATCAGCTCTGACTCATAAATGAATTAAGCAGATTTTCATTTTTCACCTTATTAAGTTAATCCCACTTTGCTGCAATGCCACCTGCAAGAGAGTTGGTCCCTCAGCTCGGGGGACTGGCTAGGCCGCAGAAGAAACGAATCAGTGCTTCAGGAGCTCACTCTCCAGTATGCTAAGTTTCTTCACAAAGACCTCAGGAATGTTTGAGACTTAATCTATAATcaaaactttgcctccaattatCATTATCCTCAATGAAGCAAGTCcacttaaaacaaaatatttataCTTAAGATGTTTTAAAAATTTGTCGAGAGCATGTAAGTTTTGCGTAGCAACCTGATCTCTGTAGTCAGATGTCAACTGAGTCAGGTCTGCTCATAACAAAAGCCTTTGCAAGAGCAGTGTGTAAATCAGGAAGTCCAAAAGAACACAATATAGAGAAAACCATCACTCCTCGATACCTTTCAGATCTCAGTCTGCAGAGATACTTCTATGTTATTAATCAAAGCTCAATATTTGGTTCATCCAGTTGCTGTATAATTATCTCAGGGCCAGGAGGTTGTCTCTGCGCCTACAGGTTAATGGGAAGCTCTAGTGTTCGGTCACAAAGCTCTGGAGGGTAAGGTCATCGTCATCAGTGTCGCTGTTTTGCCCAGTCATGGTTTCCTTCAAATCTCTTAACCGTTTTGGGCGCAGTTTtttcctcatctttctttcttcttcaggCAGTAGAGCAGAGATGCACATCAGTTCTGTGCCATTCATCTGGTTAACTCTGTAGTTGTGCCTTTGGGTGGAGAGCTTGGTGCACAGGACGATGGTACAGATGACAAAGATGGTACAGATGCCTGCCAGAATGGCAATGACTATGAGGCACTGAGTCACAAGACTAATTTTCTTGGTTGTTGCTTGAGCAGTTGTAAGTCTATTGTAATTTTTGGTGGTGACTTTGGTGAGATGATTGACAACGGGAACTGCTGAGGTCACCTTGCTTCCGCTTGCTTTACTGGAAGTGGCAGCAGTAGTTGTTGTTGCTGAAGTAATCATGCTGGTTGGAGGAGATTGTGTTTTCCCCTTTACACCTGGACCAAGAATCCCATTACCCTCTGAAATATTGGTGACCGGAGTAGAGAACGATGTGACTTCAGACACACTTGCAGGGTCAGCTGTCGTCCACTGCTCAGATCTATCAGTGACAGTGGGCTCCTGGCTGGTACTGGTCCCTTCTTCAAGTCCAGTAGAGGCAGACAATCCTATCGCATCAGTAGTAGGTTGTTGAGAAGAATTGACACCTTGGGCTGTTTGAATCCGGGGATCTGTTGTGGAAGTGAGCGTGCTTGTGCTGGATCGATACAGAGTTAAAGGAGCTGGTAAACTCGTTGTGCTGCTTGGGTTTTGGGTCACTCCagtggaagctggctgtgttgaATGAGATACCTCCAGAGTTTCACTTGTGGTTTGTCCCAGTGCTTTGGCACTTGTTACAACAGAAGTTTGTTCAGTGGAATCAGTTGTCTGCAAAGTTGTCCGTGTGCTCTGCAACACACTGACACTTGTTGCAACGGAGATCGGTTTAGTTGAGCTAGATGTGTCCGGCATTTTCCCTATGCTTTGTCCCAGTGCATCAGCAGTTGTTACAACAGAAGTTGGTTCAGTTGTACCTGGTTTCGCACTTGTGCTTTCTCCCATTACAGCCACGCTGGACACAACGGCAAGGAGCACAGAAAGACGGCACCACATCGCCTGCATGTCTGCAAGAAGCCGTTCCTAAAAGAAACCACAAATATTTAGAAACCTCTCGATGCAGCAAAACTACAATATTAGTGCACATGTGTTTGTTATTGTTTGCAACTTGTGGCGTGTGCAACAAATTCCTCGTGCTTTACTGTCTGGCATGTTCAGCTGCAAGTTCGTACTGGTAGAAAGAAACTTCTCAAGCTTCTTTTTACAGGTTAACCCTCATGAATATTGCTGGGATTCTAAAACAGAATATACATTCAAAAACATTACCACAGAACTGTCTCGATTGCACTCAAACGCATTAAAACTGTTTCACAAATTGGGACTAAAAATTAAAGAAATGGTGATTATTTAACAACTTTTTCCCCATGGAACAGGAAACTGTATCAAACTAGAAAATCCAAATGTGGTGCTTCAATCCGCTTCTCAACGTTTGACTTACGGCCCAATGATTAAGATTGTGTTTGAATATTTAATCAATGATAAAAGTAATTGAAATGTTTAATCAGACAATTGAGCTTAACAAGTTAaatatggggggcggggggacacTGCACAgcatcgaaataagctgcagaaagttgtgaactcagctcaatcacgggcactagcctgcccagcatccaggacatctccaaggagcaatgcctcagaaaggcggcacccatcattaaggccctccaccacccagtacatgccctcttcccattgctaccatcagggaggaggtacaggagcctgaaggcacacactcagcgattcaggaacagcttcttcccctctgccatccgattcctaaatggacattgaacccttggacactatctcactatttaaatatatgttatttctgattttgcacaatgtttaatctattcaatatacatatactgtaatcgattcatttatttgcttatttcttctatattatgcatagcattgaactgctgctgctaagttaacaaatgtcaccacacattcataaacctgattctgaatgctcTTTCTGTGATGCTGggtgatgctgctgtaaggaaGGTTTTCATTCCACCCGTTCATACTCTCAGTGGCACCTGTACAcccgcttgttaatgcaaatatctaatcagccaatcagctggcagcaactccatgcaaaaaagcatgcaggcatggtcaagaggttcagttgcttttcagactgaacatcagaatggggaaggaatgtgatctgagtgaGTTTGAccgtggaattattgttggtgccagtggaggtggtttgagtctctcaggaactgctgacctcctgggattttcacattcaacagtctctagagtttacggagaatggtgcacAAAAAAACCCATGAAAGAACAAACAAAAGATTtccagtgaacggcagttctgtgggcaaaaggagaatggtcagactgtttCAACCCACACACGTAACGTGACTGGGGAAGAACCCACTGGGGAAGTTAAGGCACGTATTAAATTATTGGAATGTGTCCCTTCTGTTGCCCTCCCTTGGACGATAATGCCATTGGTGAACAACTTGGTATCAGTGAGCAGACCACTCTGAAAGCAGTTGCTCGACTGCTGGGTGGTCAAGTTCACGGGAACCTAACTTGTGCTGGTAAGGTGAAGGGTCAAATGCCAAGGGTAgcaaagcagaagaaaggaaaagaagaCTGTCAGTGCAAAGGGGTGCGTGCAGCACAACCGCTGCTTTGCAAATCTTTGTGCCATATCTCGGCGAGAGGAAGGGACCTAGTTCAGACCCGTAAATCTGTTTCTGTCATCTAAACCTGTTTGATCAAAGTTGAGTTTTGCCTTCTGCAGATATGATTGGATGTATTGGAGTTAATATGAAAAATCAGCAAAATGTTGGCTTGCCTGATATTAGTCTGTAATAGATTTAGTAATTTGACTACCTCCAAAACaaatgctgacaggaaggtgacagttattcaaataaccacacggtgtgcagaagagcatctctgaacgcacaacacatggaaccttgaagtggctgggctacagcagcagaagatctctatcacacactcagtgaccattttataaGGTGCAGGAGGTAtacatacttgtgcatatgacaataaactcaactttgaataCTGGAAGAATTACACCAAGAACCTACAAATTACCTTTTGTCATAAATAAAGTAAATTGCTTTTCTTTCCCTTCATTTAGCATGGAATCTCTATAACTCCATAAGGTCTAAATTATGATCCAGATTGTGTTGGTGTTGAAAACAGCTGCATACAAAGATCTAGCAAGCACCCTGGTGTAGATTTGCCTTTTCTTACTGTTGCTGGCATCATTATTTAGGCCGAAGCAAGTAAACAAGGCTGTTTAAGACTGTTCCTCAGAAAAGCTCCACTTCTTTCAAATACTTAATGGTCAGAAATAAGAAATTAAAACACCCGATCAACTAAACACTTCATCTAACAAtggatgagaaggaattcctttagtcTGAGCGTGGTCCATCTGcagaagtcattgccacagggagctgcggaggccaagtctttgggttaTCGttgaagtggaggctgataggttcttgattagtacgggcagaagaatggggttgagaaggaaaataaatcagacgtGATCAAATGCCAGAACGGacctgatgggccagatggcctaattctgctccccctCTTATAGTTATATGATCTAATAGAGGTAAATGTAGTTAGAATTACTCTGGTGGTTTTTTCGTTCTAATCTCAAATGGTAGGTCATTCAATTAAAATATTACCTTCATTCAtattgaccataattgttct belongs to Mobula hypostoma chromosome 27, sMobHyp1.1, whole genome shotgun sequence and includes:
- the selplg gene encoding P-selectin glycoprotein ligand 1; this encodes MQAMWCRLSVLLAVVSSVAVMGESTSAKPGTTEPTSVVTTADALGQSIGKMPDTSSSTKPISVATSVSVLQSTRTTLQTTDSTEQTSVVTSAKALGQTTSETLEVSHSTQPASTGVTQNPSSTTSLPAPLTLYRSSTSTLTSTTDPRIQTAQGVNSSQQPTTDAIGLSASTGLEEGTSTSQEPTVTDRSEQWTTADPASVSEVTSFSTPVTNISEGNGILGPGVKGKTQSPPTSMITSATTTTAATSSKASGSKVTSAVPVVNHLTKVTTKNYNRLTTAQATTKKISLVTQCLIVIAILAGICTIFVICTIVLCTKLSTQRHNYRVNQMNGTELMCISALLPEEERKMRKKLRPKRLRDLKETMTGQNSDTDDDDLTLQSFVTEH